The genomic region CATGCGTTATAGTCACTTTTCTAGTTTTCTCAAAGGCTATAATAATCAAGCTAGAAAGCTAAAGGTACTGAATCGAAACTCCAACGGCCGAAAATGAAAGTCGGAAGACTGGCCACGATCAGACCGTGCACATTGTTATCTCCCCAAACGTACGAACCTCCTCTCCCGCCAAATCAAGGTTTCCCGCCAACACAATCCCACCCAGACGCCACTCTCTCCTCTGCTCTGCAGAGTTACATCAACTCAGACAACCCTTCCCCAGGCCAAAAGATCCATGCCCACATTCTCAAATCCGGGTTCCGACCCAATAACAATGTCTCCATCAAGCTCCTCATCCTCCACCTGAAATCTGGGTCGTTGAAATACGCACGCTAGATTTTCAAGAATGGGAGAGTTGGATATGCGAGGCGTGTGTTTGACATGATGTTGGATAAGAATATCGTGTGTTCAACGTCGATGATTTCAGGGTACATGAGTCAAGGATCAGTGGAAGATGCTGAAGATATATTCCGGAGGACGGTTGAGAAGGATGTTGTGGTTGTTAATGCAATGATTAAAGGTTACAGCAAATCGGTTGGATCTGCTAAGAAGTCAATTGAGGTTTACATTGATATGCAGCGGTTGGATTTCCAACCCAATATCTCAACATTTGCTAGTCTTATCGGGGCATGCTCGGGGCTGGCAGCATTTGAAATTGGCCAACAAGTGCAATGCCAACTTATGAAGACCAACTTATTCGTGGATATAAAGATGGGAAGTGCCCTTTTAGACATGTACTCGAAATGTGGAAGAGTTGATGATGCACGGAGAGTTTTTGACCACATCCCTCAAAGAAATGTGTTTTCGTGGACGTCGATGATTGATGGTTATGGGAAGAATGGATATCCTGATGAAGCACTTGAGCTTTTCAGTGTAATGCAGAATACCAAATCAAACCCAATTTTGTCACATTGCTCAGTGCTCTCTCAGCTTGCGGACATGCTGGGCTGGTTGATAAGGGCCTTGAGATCTTCGAAAGCATGAAGAGGGACTACTCAATAACACCAACAATGGAGCATTATGCTTGTATGGTTGATCTCTTGGGAAGTGCTGGACGTTTGCGTCAAGCATGTGCATTTGCAAAGGGGATGCTTGTGAAGCCCAATTCCGATGTTTGGGCAGCTCTTCTTATTTCAAGTACAGTACATGGTGATATTGAGACGGCAAGGATAGCTTCCAATGAACTTTGTAAGCTGAATCCTAACAGTCGGCCAGGGGCATATGTTTCATTCTCTAATAATTTGGCAGCCGCCGGGAATTGGGACATTGTAAGCGAGCTTAGAGAGAAAATGAAGGATATCTAAAGATATTGGATGGAGTTTGGTTGGTACCGACAGTAATTGATGAATTTCTGAAAAGCTACTATGGACTAGAGGAGGTCACCGACTCACTGCAAACAAAATCTATGGTTGGTAGCGGGAAGATTTCGAAGCTGATGACTGCTCCAACGCAAGATAATGTGCAGGTTAGCAGGTAGCAAACAATCTATATGGATCCTGGAATTACTCTACAGCCATTGGTTCATGAAGTTTCGGACACACAAACGCAGTTAGATTGGCTCAGCTTGAAGAGCAAAATTTGAGATCGCTTCCTCTTAATTTGAGATACAGTAATCAAGTAGAGTAAGTCTATTCTTTGCCAGACTTATTCTGTTGGGGTGCAACAAGAAAGAATCTGAAGTCAGTAACTGTGGACTAATGCAGGCAGTAGTTCAAGCTTTTCACTCTCAAACTGGAGAATAGGTGCTATTAGCTCCATACTTAATCGACGGTCCCAAGTCTTAACCATTCCTTCATTAGCTCCATACGGCATCAGCAGCTCCTCTGTCGACATCATTATCACCCAAATTGATATTGAATTACATACATAGTTGAATTTTGATTTATATATAAAATTAATAATTTGCACGGTTGTTCATAAGTTCTTTTCTAAGGATACTTTGACTTGTTTTTAAGTGAAGGTGGCAGGCAGAGTAGACGTCTTTCTTTGGCCAACTAGTAGTTTGTATCCTCCGTCAAACATATTTATATATCCATCTTCCCTAGTTATTATCTTCAACATTATTCAATCATATCATATACTGAACCAGAAACCAAAGAAGAATCAAACTTTGCAACAACAGAGAAGCTATGAGCTGCTGTTGCGGTGAGGATTGCCGGCCTATAGGGTTTCTACTTGGCCTGCCCTTCGCCTTCGTTGCTCTGCTCCTCTCCGTTATCGGCGTGTTCATCTGGATTGTCGGGTTAGTTTCACTTTTATGTATTCCTTTGTTATAACTCAAATGGCTTCATATCATTGCAAGAATTTCGACTTGATGTTATTACAATGCTAAGCAGTTCTTATGTGTGATGCAGGTTGGCCTTGACTTGCATATGTCCATGCTGCTTGTGTGCGACGATCATAGTTGAGCTTGCTCTTTCGTTGGTGAAGGCTCCATTTACAATCATGAAGTGGTTCACATCCAAGATCCCTTGTTAGATTAGCGTTTTGTGATATTCTCATAGTTATGTCCCTCTTGTTCTGTAAATTCAATTTTTTTTTTTCGACAAAGTGTTCCGTAAATTCATTGATGTATGTAATATATGAAATTTGTGTTCCAATTAGTTCTTCATGGATCAGATTTTGCCATTTATGGATCAGATTTTGCCATTTATGTTCTGGTTAGTCAACTAGGCCATAGGAGAGATTGAGAGAAGCTGAAGTGGACATAAAAAACTAAAGAAACTGTATGGGGGTGTTGCGAGAATCGAACTCGCGACCTCTCGCACCCGAAGCGAGAATCATACCACTAGACCAAACACCCTCATTGCTTAAACGTCTGGATTAAAACAAAATATAGCCAAAGACAACGATTATTACATCTGGAATGCTGGAACTATGGATGGTCGACTAACGGAAACCAGCTACATTCAATTGGGAGATT from Fragaria vesca subsp. vesca linkage group LG3, FraVesHawaii_1.0, whole genome shotgun sequence harbors:
- the LOC101314351 gene encoding uncharacterized protein LOC101314351, which encodes MSCCCGEDCRPIGFLLGLPFAFVALLLSVIGVFIWIVGLALTCICPCCLCATIIVELALSLVKAPFTIMKWFTSKIPC